In Nicotiana tabacum cultivar K326 chromosome 11, ASM71507v2, whole genome shotgun sequence, a single window of DNA contains:
- the LOC142165759 gene encoding uncharacterized protein LOC142165759, with protein MKAQALADHLTENPVDDEYQPLNAYFPDEEVNSVGVISEDTNFWKMFFDGAVNAKSVGIEAILISPTGQHYPATAQLRFSYTNNIAEYDACIMGMNMAIDQYVEELLIMGDSDLIIQQAQGEWETQDVKLIPYRQHVEDLSKRFKSVEFRYIPRFHNELANALTTLASMLPYPGNLHIDPLEIQIRERHGYFNTVEAEPDFQPWLN; from the exons atgaaagctcAGGCTCTAGCAGATCACCTAACTGAAAACCCTGTTGATGATGAATATCAGCCCTTGAATGCTTACTTCCCGGACGAGGAGGTGAATTCAGTTGGGGTAATATCAGAAGACACCAAtttttggaaaatgttcttcgatggagctgtgaACGCAAAAAGTGTCGGGATTgaggcaattttgatctcacccactggtcaacaCTATCCAGCTACAGCTCAGCTTCGGTTTTCCTACACAAACAACATTGCCGAGTATGATGcatgcattatgggtatgaatatgGCAATCGACCAATATGTTGAAGAACTATtgatcatgggagattcggacTTGATTATCCAACAagctcagggtgaatgggaaacccaagatgtcaagcttattccatacaggcAACATGTGGAGGATCTTAGTAAACGGTTCAAGTcagtcgagttcaggtacattcctcgttTTCACAATGAGTTGGCCAATGCACTCActactttggcgtcgatgttgcCCTATCCAGGCAATCTCCACATTGACccattggaaatccaaatccgagaaaggCATGGTTACTTCAATACAGTTGAGGCAGAACCGGATTTTCAGCCATG GTTAAATTAG